From Synergistaceae bacterium, one genomic window encodes:
- a CDS encoding L-2-amino-thiazoline-4-carboxylic acid hydrolase, whose amino-acid sequence MITNKLGCVDDSKIEDLRAAFEHRATWFFLLIDEARKKGLDLSFAHDAIFRCGCFHGDNKFPRTNDLKIFAKAFANDNAVKIFEMDVQESTESKFYAEFHYCPLVNAWQTLGASEEFIGDLCDIAMDGDRGIISRYEDFEFHLGGVIAKGNEVCQVTIRKKAR is encoded by the coding sequence ATGATTACGAACAAGCTGGGGTGCGTAGACGATTCTAAAATCGAGGATTTGAGGGCGGCCTTCGAACACCGGGCTACGTGGTTTTTTCTTTTGATTGACGAGGCAAGGAAGAAAGGGTTAGATTTGTCTTTCGCCCATGACGCTATTTTTAGATGCGGGTGTTTTCACGGCGATAACAAGTTTCCGCGCACAAATGACCTAAAGATTTTCGCAAAAGCCTTTGCCAACGATAACGCGGTGAAAATTTTCGAGATGGACGTCCAGGAGAGTACGGAAAGTAAGTTTTACGCCGAATTTCACTATTGTCCGTTGGTAAACGCTTGGCAGACACTGGGAGCGTCAGAGGAGTTTATCGGCGACCTTTGCGACATCGCGATGGATGGAGACCGAGGCATCATCAGCCGCTACGAGGATTTTGAATTTCATCTGGGCGGTGTCATCGCCAAAGGAAACGAGGTCTGTCAGGTCACAATACGTAAGAAGGCGCGGTAA
- a CDS encoding AzlC family ABC transporter permease, which produces MKISASVIEGLWDALPVVLGCVPIGMAHGLLSQQAGLVIWVPLGMSLFVCAGASQFIAVSMLQSGAGPVAVVGTTFIVNFRHLLMSASIAPSLALWTKRQRLLTGCLLTDESFAVLSARFAAVTVKPAEAITLNATIYLAWALSVSTGFHLGSLIARPEAWGLDFALPAMFAGLLLPVCQSYPAIIAAVAGGVTAVLLTLLGLKTWAAFIGALVGATVGVFFGGSEQGSVQGSEHIG; this is translated from the coding sequence ATGAAAATTTCCGCTTCCGTAATAGAAGGGCTTTGGGACGCGCTGCCCGTCGTGTTGGGGTGTGTCCCCATTGGAATGGCTCATGGCCTGCTGAGTCAACAGGCAGGGCTTGTCATTTGGGTCCCTCTGGGGATGTCTCTTTTTGTTTGCGCCGGCGCTTCCCAGTTCATCGCTGTCTCAATGCTTCAAAGTGGAGCGGGGCCGGTTGCAGTCGTAGGAACAACCTTTATCGTCAATTTTCGGCATCTGCTGATGTCGGCGTCCATCGCGCCCAGTTTAGCGTTGTGGACAAAACGGCAGCGCCTGCTGACGGGATGTCTACTGACGGACGAGTCCTTCGCCGTCCTTTCCGCACGCTTTGCCGCTGTCACCGTCAAGCCAGCAGAAGCTATTACGCTAAACGCCACCATATATCTCGCATGGGCACTGTCGGTCTCCACGGGTTTTCATCTGGGGTCCCTGATCGCCAGGCCCGAAGCGTGGGGGTTGGATTTCGCGCTGCCCGCCATGTTCGCGGGGCTTCTGCTGCCAGTCTGCCAGAGCTATCCCGCTATCATTGCCGCCGTTGCTGGCGGAGTGACGGCAGTATTACTCACCTTATTGGGGCTGAAAACCTGGGCCGCTTTTATAGGCGCGCTGGTCGGAGCCACCGTTGGAGTTTTTTTCGGTGGAAGTGAACAAGGAAGTGTGCAAGGAAGTGAACACATTGGATAA
- the argS gene encoding arginine--tRNA ligase has translation MSEIISGSAIETYLKASISKAVEAVVAKKNKVLPHGFSAKSAESRAESRIEIERPKREGQGDRATSVAMQLAKPLGLPPRALAEEIVEMLESDKSDAIEKIEIAGPGFINFFLSKTWLRSVVVEILRERDRYGSSDAGAGRKVQVEFVSANPTGPLHIGHGRGAAVGDVLANLLAFAGWTVEREYYINDAGLQMEILGRSTQSRYFELQKRPELAPFPENGYKGDYIYDLAKDAITEKGDRFLSQPIDESLAWFKNFAGNVILESIRHDLEDFGVTFDVWFSESSLYSRNLVAEAMEHLKKRNYAFEADGAVWFKASDFEDEKDRVLIRNNGIPTYFASDIAYHKEKFDRGFDRVIDIWGADHHGYIPRMKAGVEAIGRKPEDLDVLLIQFVNLVRDGTQVPMSTRSGQFVTLRDVLDEVGVDATRYFFLTRRSDSQLDFDLELAKRQSNDNPVYYVQYAHARICSVMKELRERGGRLREGQEPAIEVFNNEETRKLVDCLALFPKEMANAAKDLAPHSITSYAFNLAGCFHSFYNTNRILGEAPRIEEGRLTLVEATRVVLARCLILLGVSAPERM, from the coding sequence TTGTCTGAAATCATTTCGGGCAGTGCCATTGAAACTTATTTGAAAGCAAGCATTTCGAAGGCTGTCGAAGCCGTTGTCGCGAAGAAAAACAAAGTCCTGCCTCATGGGTTTTCCGCCAAGTCCGCGGAATCCAGAGCGGAATCCAGAATAGAAATTGAGCGCCCCAAGCGGGAGGGACAGGGCGACCGGGCGACAAGCGTGGCCATGCAACTGGCTAAACCTTTGGGTTTGCCTCCCCGCGCTCTCGCGGAGGAGATCGTCGAAATGTTAGAGAGTGACAAAAGCGACGCCATCGAAAAAATAGAGATCGCCGGCCCAGGCTTCATTAACTTTTTCCTGTCGAAAACGTGGCTTCGGAGCGTCGTGGTGGAGATTCTGAGAGAGCGGGACCGTTACGGCTCTTCGGACGCGGGAGCAGGCCGAAAGGTGCAGGTGGAGTTCGTCAGCGCCAACCCGACGGGGCCTTTGCATATCGGTCACGGGCGCGGCGCCGCCGTAGGGGACGTGTTGGCTAATCTTCTCGCCTTCGCCGGCTGGACGGTGGAGCGAGAATACTATATCAACGACGCGGGGCTGCAAATGGAAATTCTGGGACGCTCGACCCAGTCGCGCTACTTCGAGTTGCAAAAGCGTCCTGAACTGGCGCCCTTCCCTGAAAATGGCTACAAGGGAGACTATATCTATGATCTGGCAAAAGACGCGATCACGGAGAAAGGAGACCGTTTTCTCTCCCAGCCTATCGACGAAAGTTTGGCTTGGTTTAAAAATTTTGCCGGAAATGTGATCCTTGAGAGTATTCGCCATGACCTGGAGGATTTCGGCGTGACCTTCGACGTTTGGTTTTCGGAAAGCAGCCTTTATTCGCGCAACCTCGTGGCGGAGGCCATGGAACACTTGAAAAAACGTAACTACGCCTTCGAGGCCGACGGAGCGGTATGGTTCAAAGCCTCGGATTTCGAGGACGAGAAAGACCGAGTATTGATCCGCAACAACGGCATTCCTACTTACTTCGCCTCGGACATTGCTTATCACAAAGAAAAATTCGACCGGGGTTTCGATCGCGTCATCGACATCTGGGGAGCGGATCATCACGGTTACATTCCCCGCATGAAGGCAGGAGTCGAAGCCATCGGTAGGAAACCAGAGGACCTGGATGTTCTTCTGATCCAGTTCGTGAACCTGGTGAGAGACGGAACGCAGGTTCCTATGTCCACCCGTTCGGGGCAATTTGTTACATTGCGCGATGTGTTGGACGAAGTTGGAGTGGATGCCACGCGTTATTTCTTCCTCACTCGGCGCAGCGATAGCCAGCTTGATTTCGACCTAGAGCTGGCGAAGCGCCAAAGCAACGATAACCCCGTGTACTACGTCCAGTATGCTCATGCCCGCATATGCAGTGTCATGAAGGAGCTGCGGGAGCGAGGAGGAAGGCTTCGAGAGGGACAAGAGCCGGCTATCGAGGTTTTCAATAACGAAGAAACCCGGAAGTTGGTGGACTGCCTCGCTCTTTTCCCGAAGGAGATGGCGAACGCGGCGAAAGACTTGGCGCCTCACTCCATTACCAGTTATGCTTTCAACCTAGCGGGGTGTTTTCATTCTTTTTACAACACCAATCGTATTTTGGGGGAGGCTCCGCGAATCGAGGAAGGCCGTCTGACGCTGGTGGAAGCGACACGGGTGGTTTTGGCCCGTTGCTTGATTCTCCTGGGCGTGTCGGCTCCAGAAAGAATGTAG
- a CDS encoding aldo/keto reductase, producing the protein MLYKTFQDLKLSALGFGNMRLPTLENGAINTFEADEMVAYAYENGVNYFDTAYGYHNGESERFIGKSLARFPRDTWYLANKFPGYEGRTEWNPAEVFEEQLHKCDVEYFDFYMLHNVNENTIKTYLNSKWGIVDYLLEQKKAGRIRFFGFSCHAGTETFLKFMELHGNKMEFCQVELNALDWFLQDAKTKYAFLKERDIPVWVMEPVRGGKLAAFSIENEKKLKAERPNESVAAWAFRWLQSLPQLGVILSGMTTMEQVRDNIHTFCKDKPLNADEKKLYEGIIASLADMLPCTACRYCCPRCPKELDIPNLLALYNDCRYEPSVVVRMVVDGMKPSKRPSACINCGKCKEICPQNIDIPGALKHLQSILDTLPHIGTVNDDEESDEES; encoded by the coding sequence GTGCTGTATAAAACTTTTCAAGATTTAAAACTATCCGCGCTCGGTTTCGGGAATATGCGTCTGCCAACGCTCGAAAATGGAGCGATAAACACATTCGAAGCGGATGAGATGGTCGCGTATGCCTATGAGAACGGCGTAAACTACTTCGACACCGCTTATGGCTATCACAACGGAGAATCAGAGCGATTTATCGGCAAATCACTCGCGCGTTTTCCCCGTGACACTTGGTATCTGGCGAATAAATTTCCAGGTTATGAGGGGCGAACGGAGTGGAATCCTGCGGAGGTGTTTGAGGAGCAGCTTCATAAATGTGACGTGGAATACTTCGATTTTTATATGCTGCACAATGTCAACGAGAACACTATTAAGACATATCTTAACTCTAAGTGGGGAATTGTCGATTACTTGTTGGAACAGAAAAAGGCAGGGCGTATTCGCTTTTTCGGGTTCTCCTGCCATGCCGGAACGGAAACTTTTCTGAAATTTATGGAACTTCACGGTAATAAAATGGAGTTCTGCCAGGTTGAACTCAACGCGCTTGACTGGTTCTTGCAAGACGCGAAAACGAAATATGCATTTTTGAAGGAACGTGACATCCCGGTTTGGGTAATGGAGCCTGTCAGGGGCGGAAAATTGGCAGCGTTCTCGATCGAAAACGAAAAAAAACTCAAAGCGGAACGCCCTAATGAGAGCGTAGCGGCGTGGGCGTTCAGGTGGCTTCAATCATTGCCGCAGCTCGGTGTGATATTGAGCGGGATGACGACTATGGAACAGGTGCGAGATAACATCCACACTTTCTGCAAAGATAAACCCTTGAATGCTGACGAAAAAAAACTGTACGAGGGAATTATAGCAAGCCTTGCGGACATGCTCCCTTGTACTGCCTGCCGGTATTGCTGTCCGAGATGTCCAAAGGAGTTGGATATTCCCAACCTGCTTGCGCTATACAACGACTGCCGTTATGAACCTTCTGTCGTAGTGAGAATGGTGGTGGACGGTATGAAACCGAGTAAACGCCCGTCCGCGTGTATCAATTGCGGAAAGTGTAAGGAAATTTGTCCACAGAATATCGATATACCTGGAGCACTAAAGCATCTGCAGTCGATACTTGATACGCTTCCACACATCGGAACAGTGAACGACGATGAAGAATCTGATGAAGAATCTTAA
- a CDS encoding AzlD domain-containing protein has protein sequence MDKSLWIIIGGMALVTVLPRLLPIMLLSGRRLPLAVARWLSLIVPAILSALLFPELLFTRDAAARTFALSASNTFLMASVPTFFVAWKTKSLYKTIIAGIVAAAVLRFFVG, from the coding sequence TTGGATAAAAGTCTGTGGATCATCATCGGGGGCATGGCGTTGGTGACCGTGCTGCCGCGTCTACTTCCCATTATGCTGCTGTCCGGCCGCAGATTGCCACTGGCCGTTGCGCGCTGGCTATCGCTGATCGTCCCGGCCATCCTCTCGGCGCTGCTCTTTCCTGAACTGCTTTTCACGCGTGACGCGGCTGCCAGGACCTTTGCCCTGTCGGCCTCCAATACCTTCCTCATGGCGAGTGTTCCCACGTTTTTCGTCGCCTGGAAGACGAAAAGCCTCTACAAAACAATCATTGCCGGCATCGTTGCCGCCGCCGTGCTGCGCTTTTTTGTGGGATAA